One stretch of Candidatus Bathyarchaeia archaeon DNA includes these proteins:
- a CDS encoding EVE domain-containing protein: MFQFNPETYDWFGWIRSKPETEQWLTSRYIRFICKDDKAVIWCSGENGGILAMGLVTTYPQKSALAPEQALHYRKKDDVMKFLKKPSVIIKYTKLFVDRPILQDKCRKDKILSSMDVFKNPEGTNFKIAKKHWNRIIDLNDV, from the coding sequence ATGTTCCAATTCAACCCTGAAACTTACGATTGGTTTGGCTGGATTCGCTCAAAGCCAGAAACCGAGCAGTGGTTAACAAGTCGGTATATTAGATTTATCTGCAAAGATGACAAGGCAGTTATTTGGTGCTCAGGTGAAAATGGGGGAATACTTGCGATGGGTCTGGTAACAACATATCCACAAAAGAGCGCTCTTGCTCCAGAACAAGCATTACATTACCGAAAAAAAGATGATGTGATGAAATTTTTGAAAAAGCCCAGTGTCATCATAAAATACACAAAATTATTCGTTGACAGACCAATTCTTCAAGATAAATGTCGAAAGGACAAAATTCTTTCATCTATGGATGTATTCAAGAATCCTGAAGGAACTAACTTTAAAATAGCAAAAAAACATTGGAATAGAATTATAGATTTAAATGATGTTTGA
- a CDS encoding alpha/beta fold hydrolase codes for MSSQSQTFTLPDGRQLGYAQEGTGTPVIYFHGTASSRLEIQLLKQLTTHGNLRLIGIDRPGYGLSTFNDRTQLRDFCPDVTALADHLGIDEFAVLSWSGGGPFALTYTALNPQRVTRLVAVGCPSLPFDPATAHNGNPLVKFAMKSPLIAKFGLSMFRRSVFNANHDLEGYLASRSGKNMVADWPKPDACFFSDLAWLKVMYGAMEEGFRQDGCSVKAVYQEHMLFMKPWNEPLKQIPNGKVTLWQGAQDKTCPVDNAQKIAEILQGAKVEVFPDEGHCLMFAKPAQLSKALVS; via the coding sequence ATGAGCAGCCAAAGTCAAACTTTCACCCTGCCCGACGGCAGACAACTTGGATACGCCCAAGAAGGCACAGGTACCCCAGTCATCTACTTTCACGGCACCGCAAGCAGCCGCCTAGAAATCCAGCTCCTCAAACAACTCACAACCCACGGCAACCTACGCCTAATCGGCATCGACCGACCCGGATACGGCTTATCCACGTTCAACGACCGCACCCAACTCCGAGACTTCTGCCCCGACGTTACCGCCCTTGCAGACCACCTTGGCATAGACGAGTTTGCGGTGCTCAGCTGGTCAGGAGGCGGACCCTTCGCCCTCACCTACACAGCACTAAACCCGCAGCGGGTAACACGCCTCGTAGCCGTCGGCTGCCCCTCACTACCATTTGACCCCGCAACAGCCCACAACGGAAACCCACTGGTAAAATTCGCCATGAAAAGCCCCTTGATTGCAAAATTCGGGTTAAGCATGTTTCGGCGGTCAGTTTTTAATGCTAACCACGACCTCGAAGGCTACTTGGCTTCACGCAGTGGAAAAAACATGGTTGCCGACTGGCCGAAACCTGACGCCTGCTTTTTTTCAGACTTGGCATGGCTCAAAGTTATGTACGGTGCAATGGAGGAAGGGTTTAGGCAAGACGGCTGCAGCGTAAAAGCGGTTTACCAGGAGCATATGCTTTTCATGAAACCCTGGAATGAACCCCTCAAACAGATTCCCAACGGCAAAGTGACGCTTTGGCAGGGCGCCCAAGACAAAACCTGCCCCGTGGACAACGCCCAAAAAATCGCCGAAATCCTCCAAGGCGCCAAAGTGGAGGTTTTCCCCGACGAAGGTCACTGCCTCATGTTTGCCAAACCCGCCCAGCTTAGCAAAGCCTTGGTTTCATAG
- a CDS encoding helix-turn-helix transcriptional regulator translates to MKTMQKTVLMAVLFAVSAFTFALKVLMPTSTRIIIPGEDPIIVGEILRYTQLDVAIISVATIILAASSFYLLFANSFDTKHTTLSSNPNPEASEIDLAFALHLLDGDRRKVLNEIVQANGEILQSDLHIKTGFPKTKITRILDYLELKGLITRKSYGMTNKIILNREKPATLKQTQ, encoded by the coding sequence ATGAAAACGATGCAAAAAACCGTGCTCATGGCGGTGTTGTTTGCAGTTTCAGCCTTCACTTTCGCCCTCAAAGTCCTCATGCCTACCTCCACCCGCATAATCATACCCGGAGAAGACCCCATAATCGTTGGCGAAATCCTCCGATACACCCAGCTTGACGTAGCCATAATCAGCGTCGCAACCATAATCCTAGCCGCAAGCAGCTTCTATCTCCTGTTCGCAAACTCCTTTGACACAAAACACACCACCCTCTCATCTAACCCGAACCCCGAAGCCTCAGAAATTGACTTAGCCTTTGCCCTCCACCTGCTAGACGGCGACCGACGCAAAGTCCTCAACGAAATAGTCCAAGCTAACGGCGAAATTCTGCAAAGCGACCTACACATAAAAACGGGGTTCCCCAAAACGAAGATAACCCGAATCCTCGATTACCTTGAACTTAAAGGGCTGATAACCCGGAAAAGCTACGGTATGACCAACAAAATAATCCTGAACAGGGAAAAACCTGCCACCTTAAAACAGACCCAATGA
- a CDS encoding DnaJ domain-containing protein has product MDERQGHALVLLSILALSFFGISSFSFPVTAQTQPFTVSDAVSAGHVDYWWISDVSKGDLVLLTIVGDVEFQLSYPNFTVIDLSDKAVQFIANTTSDLLLRITANPGKSYTVQSTHQLSRQPMPYAGSGLVKNGGFDYWTISNVHAGDLFLLVVSGEDFWDWESQLMYTDLSVIDTIGGTTTDTPRNPNHIFQFYAKTTNDLLLRISPPWHGDMTYTVQCTHPIPMHNVAVTAVSPDKTSAFPGDVLNISAEVSNLGDYAETFNVTASYGSNLIDTIVVNNLTSQEKKNLNFQWDTTKIAFGKYTISVTAKAVPFEAMTTDNKMTSTEITIRDPTATPSPTPTPTPGPTSTPTPTPTPTSEPTPTPTLPPSADFMVTASAGPGGTIDPSGAMFTTFGESFTFTITPDFGYHILDVTVDGVSQGNLSTYKLTDIRNNHEISVTFSPTQTPPPTSTSSASPKVTPTQSAVVSPTVPTNSPSPSPAPSLFNSPLVLGVIALIVPIGAVAAVATVLQQRKKKHNGSKRQTEEAFARGEREKAERERNERARAQREKAEQEKAQRERSERQRAERESRQGSANLNGYFATLGVPKNATKEQVKKAYYDLVQIWHPDKVAHVKNPEFTKMAHDRFIKIQQAYEEIMKAKGWT; this is encoded by the coding sequence ATGGATGAAAGGCAAGGGCATGCTTTAGTTCTCTTATCAATTTTAGCCCTGTCCTTTTTCGGCATTTCTTCTTTTAGCTTCCCAGTAACTGCTCAAACTCAACCCTTCACAGTTTCTGATGCTGTCTCAGCGGGGCATGTTGACTACTGGTGGATTTCAGACGTTTCCAAAGGCGATTTAGTATTGTTAACAATTGTTGGGGACGTTGAATTCCAACTTTCGTACCCAAATTTCACTGTCATTGACCTATCCGACAAAGCCGTTCAGTTCATTGCTAACACAACCTCTGACCTCCTGTTGAGAATCACAGCAAATCCTGGAAAAAGTTACACAGTTCAGAGTACCCACCAACTTTCTAGGCAACCGATGCCATACGCGGGAAGTGGTCTTGTTAAAAATGGGGGATTTGATTACTGGACGATTTCCAATGTTCACGCTGGCGATTTGTTTTTGTTGGTTGTTTCTGGTGAAGATTTCTGGGATTGGGAAAGTCAACTTATGTATACAGATTTGTCAGTCATTGATACGATTGGGGGAACGACTACGGATACACCCAGAAATCCGAATCACATCTTCCAGTTTTACGCCAAAACTACAAACGATTTGTTGTTGAGAATTTCGCCCCCCTGGCATGGTGATATGACTTACACTGTTCAGTGTACTCATCCAATTCCCATGCATAATGTTGCAGTCACAGCGGTTTCCCCAGATAAAACTTCAGCCTTTCCCGGAGATGTCCTCAATATCTCCGCTGAAGTATCTAACCTTGGAGACTACGCTGAAACGTTTAATGTAACTGCCTCTTACGGTTCAAACCTAATAGATACAATTGTTGTCAACAATCTTACCTCTCAGGAAAAAAAGAACTTGAATTTTCAATGGGACACCACAAAAATTGCTTTCGGCAAATATACCATCTCTGTAACGGCAAAAGCGGTTCCATTCGAAGCAATGACGACAGATAACAAAATGACCAGTACTGAGATAACAATTAGAGACCCCACCGCCACGCCGTCACCTACACCTACACCAACGCCTGGACCCACATCAACACCAACTCCGACGCCCACTCCCACATCAGAACCTACGCCTACACCCACCCTTCCGCCTTCAGCCGATTTCATGGTCACAGCGTCTGCGGGACCCGGAGGCACAATTGACCCGTCGGGCGCTATGTTCACAACCTTTGGTGAATCCTTCACGTTTACTATAACCCCTGACTTTGGGTACCACATCTTGGACGTTACGGTAGATGGCGTGTCACAAGGGAACCTGTCAACTTACAAGTTAACCGATATCCGAAACAACCACGAAATATCCGTGACCTTTTCCCCAACACAAACTCCTCCACCTACGTCTACTTCCTCAGCTAGCCCAAAAGTCACCCCTACCCAGTCCGCAGTGGTTTCTCCTACGGTGCCAACGAATTCGCCTTCCCCCTCCCCTGCGCCTTCCCTCTTCAACAGCCCCTTAGTCTTGGGGGTAATAGCCTTGATAGTTCCCATTGGTGCTGTCGCAGCAGTCGCAACGGTCCTGCAGCAGAGAAAGAAAAAACATAACGGAAGCAAAAGACAAACTGAGGAAGCGTTTGCACGCGGCGAGCGTGAAAAAGCTGAACGAGAAAGAAACGAACGCGCAAGAGCCCAACGTGAGAAGGCGGAGCAGGAAAAGGCCCAGCGTGAAAGAAGCGAAAGACAAAGAGCGGAGCGAGAAAGCCGGCAAGGTAGCGCAAATTTGAATGGTTACTTCGCAACGTTGGGAGTGCCAAAGAATGCAACAAAAGAGCAGGTTAAGAAAGCATATTATGATCTTGTGCAGATTTGGCATCCTGACAAAGTTGCTCACGTTAAAAATCCCGAGTTTACTAAAATGGCTCATGACCGCTTCATCAAAATTCAACAGGCATATGAGGAAATCATGAAAGCAAAAGGCTGGACTTGA
- a CDS encoding MFS transporter: MATQDDGISANASEKAEDNRMVIPSLAVAGFAVAISAPMLSLLTVDIAASFNVPVGVAAQLSTVNNAAEVIFALLMGALTIRFRHKSLLLIGTLLVIVSAIVGFFAPTLTILQLAFALEGGGTVMVNVMSFTLIGEFMPAQRKAKAVSYIMAIINLAALVGNPLIVGVTNVGGWRSVFMFLVLPISTIGLLLSIISLPSFITKNKGSIQPVDYIKSFKQVLSNRSASACLLGFIFAAAGNGSFGVFAIAYYREYFLVSRDATVLIMLAVSGLFIVSALFVGHIVNRIGAKKISVIGMLLTSVFGIAFFLAPTLETALTFNMFQAWFFSFAGTAFSCLVLDQVPQSRGTMLSLKSVSGSIGSAIGAAVGGTLLVLFSYQAVGWAFGGICAVSAVIYLLFTKDPPKEICGY; encoded by the coding sequence ATGGCTACGCAGGACGATGGCATTTCGGCTAACGCGTCCGAAAAAGCCGAGGATAATCGAATGGTTATTCCGTCCTTAGCAGTGGCAGGGTTTGCAGTGGCCATTTCTGCACCCATGCTGTCGCTGCTAACCGTTGACATTGCAGCCTCCTTTAACGTTCCCGTCGGCGTCGCTGCACAACTCAGCACCGTCAACAACGCCGCTGAAGTAATTTTCGCTCTTTTGATGGGCGCCTTAACCATACGGTTTAGACACAAATCACTCTTGCTAATCGGAACGCTTTTAGTGATTGTTTCCGCCATTGTTGGATTTTTTGCACCTACACTAACGATCCTTCAGCTTGCGTTTGCATTGGAAGGAGGCGGAACAGTGATGGTGAACGTGATGTCATTTACACTCATTGGAGAGTTTATGCCTGCACAAAGAAAAGCAAAAGCCGTAAGCTACATCATGGCAATCATAAACTTAGCGGCACTAGTGGGCAACCCACTAATTGTAGGCGTAACCAACGTTGGCGGCTGGAGGTCAGTATTCATGTTTCTGGTCCTCCCAATCTCAACGATAGGGCTCCTCTTGTCAATAATAAGCCTCCCATCATTTATCACAAAAAACAAAGGCTCTATCCAACCAGTAGACTACATAAAAAGCTTCAAACAAGTACTCTCAAACCGTTCAGCATCAGCCTGCCTACTAGGCTTCATCTTTGCAGCAGCAGGAAACGGAAGCTTTGGAGTGTTCGCCATAGCATACTATAGAGAATATTTTTTGGTTTCCAGAGACGCCACGGTCCTTATCATGCTGGCGGTTTCAGGTTTATTCATAGTTTCAGCCTTGTTTGTAGGCCACATCGTTAACAGAATTGGAGCCAAAAAAATAAGCGTCATAGGCATGCTACTAACGAGCGTTTTTGGGATAGCCTTTTTCTTGGCGCCCACCCTTGAAACGGCTCTGACGTTTAACATGTTCCAAGCATGGTTTTTCTCCTTTGCCGGGACAGCGTTTAGCTGTTTGGTTTTAGACCAGGTCCCGCAGTCACGGGGCACAATGTTGTCGCTCAAAAGCGTCAGCGGAAGCATAGGAAGCGCCATAGGCGCCGCCGTAGGAGGAACACTGCTGGTGCTGTTTTCGTATCAAGCGGTGGGCTGGGCGTTTGGAGGAATCTGTGCGGTATCAGCCGTTATTTACTTGCTTTTCACAAAGGACCCGCCAAAAGAAATCTGCGGATACTAA
- a CDS encoding peroxiredoxin, whose protein sequence is MSNTAQLGKTPQVGEKAPDFTLPDTDMKPRSLSEFKGQKVVLAFFVSAFTSVCTKEMCTFRDSMARLIDLKAQVLGISVNDPFSNKGFAEKNLLAFPILSDYNRATIQAYNLQMPDFAGLKGYVAAKRSIFVLDREGIVRYKWTTEDPTVEPNYDEIAQILAKIQ, encoded by the coding sequence ATGTCCAACACAGCCCAATTAGGGAAAACGCCACAAGTGGGCGAAAAAGCCCCCGACTTCACCTTACCAGACACAGACATGAAACCACGAAGCCTAAGCGAATTTAAGGGGCAAAAAGTGGTTCTCGCATTTTTTGTAAGTGCCTTCACCAGCGTCTGCACTAAAGAAATGTGCACTTTTCGAGACAGCATGGCACGTTTAATTGACCTAAAAGCACAGGTGCTAGGCATCAGCGTCAATGACCCCTTTTCAAACAAAGGCTTTGCAGAAAAAAACCTTCTCGCCTTTCCGATTTTAAGCGACTACAACCGAGCCACCATACAAGCCTACAACCTACAAATGCCCGACTTCGCAGGGCTCAAAGGCTACGTCGCGGCGAAACGCAGCATTTTTGTTCTTGACAGGGAAGGCATAGTGCGTTATAAATGGACAACAGAAGACCCAACAGTGGAGCCCAACTACGACGAAATAGCCCAAATTCTAGCCAAAATCCAATAA
- the nth gene encoding endonuclease III — protein sequence MKKPEEDLEPKARTTKIIQLLEKEHPDAKIALNFSNPLELLVATMLSAQTTDVRVNLVTKALFKKYTKPEDYANARLSELEEDIRSTGFYHNKAKNLQKTGQLLVEKFHSQIPKTMEEMLELPGVARKTANIVLFNAYDITAGIAVDTHVRRLAQRLGLSDKKDQDKIEQDLMQLLPKEQWMHLTDLLIFHGRRVCDAKKPNCTGCVLNKICPSAFTFG from the coding sequence TTGAAAAAACCCGAAGAAGACCTTGAACCCAAAGCGCGAACCACAAAAATAATCCAACTCCTCGAAAAAGAACACCCCGACGCCAAAATCGCCCTAAACTTCTCCAACCCCCTTGAACTGCTAGTAGCAACCATGCTCTCAGCCCAAACCACCGACGTGCGGGTCAACCTCGTCACTAAAGCCTTATTCAAAAAATACACCAAACCCGAAGACTACGCCAACGCCCGCCTTTCGGAACTTGAAGAAGACATACGCTCCACAGGATTCTACCACAACAAAGCCAAGAACCTGCAAAAAACTGGGCAACTCTTAGTTGAGAAATTTCACAGCCAAATCCCTAAAACCATGGAAGAAATGCTGGAGCTCCCAGGCGTAGCAAGAAAAACAGCCAACATCGTTCTTTTCAACGCTTACGACATCACGGCGGGAATCGCAGTGGATACCCATGTACGCAGGCTTGCCCAACGTTTAGGACTGTCCGACAAAAAGGACCAAGACAAAATCGAGCAAGACCTCATGCAGTTGCTGCCCAAAGAGCAGTGGATGCACTTAACAGACCTGCTGATATTCCACGGCAGACGCGTATGTGACGCCAAAAAACCCAACTGCACAGGGTGCGTACTCAACAAGATTTGCCCCTCCGCCTTCACATTTGGCTAA
- a CDS encoding winged helix-turn-helix domain-containing protein, with amino-acid sequence MSSEDEIYSTMFSSLKHPARRKILRMLSEKPLTFSQMLEALDVSSSHLTYHLESLGELVSKTEDGKYRLTSFGEVSVNTMRKVEEAPATQPKSLSALPLRWKSLFTILAICVLLLASLSAIQYASLAEMSKTQNNLQASLDQVNLENQQLLSWGSGTDKAVVFMKDVAQIDITKYQATLLSDTVQYRTDLGGVLEEVLKYSLISSQSRIDIVLRYRNNHFSRYQLYLEEGSPIYSQPQPNNPIAATQALLERYMNYTNEAYLQDMRSLMASATLESNGTVLDHTKLRISGFPNNQEVLLMYSQDGVDFSAKSLRAVYQNGFLTEFTDGWFLLSVGSTQININQQQAIQIALDYAEKYSWTVNGTEITNFTILQSEASAQFVPHPRDEASLELIPYWYVTLPLDKVYPEQVNRIAVGIWADTGEVANIQTLS; translated from the coding sequence ATGTCTTCAGAGGATGAAATCTACTCCACTATGTTCAGTTCACTTAAGCATCCTGCCCGCCGCAAAATTCTGCGCATGCTCTCTGAGAAACCTCTCACATTCTCACAAATGCTTGAAGCCTTAGACGTATCCAGCTCGCATTTGACTTACCATCTGGAAAGTTTAGGGGAACTCGTATCCAAAACTGAGGATGGAAAATACCGACTGACCAGCTTTGGCGAAGTGTCCGTGAACACAATGCGGAAAGTGGAGGAAGCCCCTGCAACTCAGCCCAAAAGCTTGTCAGCGTTGCCTCTTCGATGGAAATCTCTGTTCACAATTCTCGCCATCTGCGTATTGCTTTTAGCAAGCTTATCAGCCATACAGTATGCCTCGTTGGCTGAAATGTCCAAAACCCAAAACAACCTGCAAGCCAGCTTGGACCAAGTAAACTTGGAGAATCAGCAGTTGCTCTCGTGGGGGTCAGGCACCGACAAAGCCGTCGTTTTCATGAAAGATGTGGCTCAAATTGACATAACCAAATACCAAGCAACCCTCTTGAGCGATACAGTACAATATCGCACGGATTTAGGGGGAGTTTTAGAGGAGGTTCTCAAGTATTCACTCATCAGCAGCCAAAGCCGCATCGACATTGTTTTACGTTACCGAAACAACCACTTCTCCCGCTACCAACTCTACCTTGAGGAAGGCTCACCAATTTATTCTCAGCCTCAACCCAACAACCCCATAGCCGCCACACAAGCACTCCTTGAAAGATACATGAACTACACTAACGAGGCGTACTTGCAAGATATGCGCAGCTTGATGGCGTCGGCAACGTTGGAGAGCAATGGCACAGTCTTAGACCACACTAAACTGCGAATTTCGGGTTTTCCTAACAATCAAGAAGTTTTGCTTATGTACTCGCAGGATGGGGTTGACTTCTCAGCTAAAAGCCTGCGTGCCGTCTACCAAAACGGCTTTTTAACGGAGTTCACTGACGGCTGGTTTCTGCTTTCGGTAGGAAGCACCCAAATAAACATCAACCAGCAACAAGCTATCCAAATTGCCTTAGACTACGCAGAAAAATATTCTTGGACAGTGAATGGAACAGAAATCACCAATTTCACCATCCTTCAGTCAGAAGCGTCCGCACAGTTTGTTCCCCACCCCCGAGACGAAGCCTCACTGGAGTTAATTCCTTACTGGTATGTGACGTTGCCGCTGGACAAGGTTTACCCAGAGCAGGTTAACCGAATTGCGGTTGGAATTTGGGCTGACACGGGGGAGGTTGCGAACATTCAAACATTAAGCTGA
- a CDS encoding ferredoxin-thioredoxin reductase catalytic domain-containing protein, giving the protein MTPITMEQTRKRAESDAKTFGYYLINDPQLLQGLLEGLKTNEERYSYPSCPCRLASGNLDLDRDIICPCDYRDPDVAQYGSCYCRLYVNKEVYEGKKELPSVPERRPIDKQAKAFQAASMPKQPQATQTKEETEEFVQIMPKLWYCKQCGYVVYREEPPYVCPICKAKREMFAEIKVKVEFTG; this is encoded by the coding sequence ATGACCCCAATAACCATGGAGCAAACACGCAAACGCGCCGAATCCGACGCCAAAACCTTCGGGTACTACCTAATCAACGACCCGCAACTTCTGCAAGGACTTCTGGAAGGTCTTAAAACCAACGAGGAACGCTACAGCTACCCCAGCTGCCCCTGCCGCCTCGCCTCAGGCAACCTGGACTTAGACCGCGACATCATCTGCCCCTGTGACTACCGCGACCCCGACGTCGCCCAATACGGCTCCTGCTACTGCCGCCTCTATGTTAACAAAGAAGTTTACGAAGGCAAAAAGGAACTACCCAGTGTACCCGAACGCCGCCCCATCGATAAACAGGCAAAAGCCTTCCAAGCCGCCAGCATGCCCAAACAACCACAAGCCACACAAACCAAAGAAGAAACTGAAGAATTCGTTCAAATCATGCCCAAACTATGGTACTGCAAACAATGCGGCTACGTGGTTTACCGCGAAGAGCCACCCTACGTGTGCCCCATATGCAAAGCAAAACGGGAAATGTTTGCGGAGATAAAAGTAAAAGTTGAGTTCACCGGATAA
- a CDS encoding glutaredoxin family protein translates to MDVVKVTGSNSKHKVFVYALSTCVWCKMTKQYLKDNNIDYQYVDVDLCTEDDKAKIRQDIQNRGGALSYPTTIIDDNKVVTGFRKDLLKEALEL, encoded by the coding sequence ATGGATGTTGTTAAAGTTACTGGAAGTAATAGTAAGCACAAGGTTTTCGTTTACGCTCTGAGTACCTGCGTCTGGTGCAAAATGACCAAACAGTACCTCAAAGACAACAACATTGACTACCAATACGTTGATGTGGACTTATGCACTGAAGATGACAAAGCCAAAATCCGCCAAGACATCCAAAACCGCGGTGGAGCCCTCAGCTACCCAACCACCATCATCGACGACAACAAAGTCGTCACGGGCTTTCGCAAAGACCTCCTTAAAGAGGCGCTGGAACTATGA
- a CDS encoding PQQ-binding-like beta-propeller repeat protein — protein sequence MSVFPKPTLIFHAETQPNVAFRNKKRPSGCTLVVFTVVALLLLCPLSIVVYADSASQNWTMYRFNAAHTGYTPDQAPIAVPSQLWNFTINPDSSFVPSPVVLVNDRLFVGSANGVYCFDAATGAQKWRSLSSDFAASTPAVSNWRIFAAATDGYLYCFGADSGAELWRFSTTPQSAPASSPTVVGDHVYIQSGNGIVYCIDVADGAEVWRFSTGSAALDSSPTVDDGFVYVGSDEGMVYCLAASDGTEVWTFATGGRVRSPAVEAGFVYVGSADGNAYCLRASDGVKVWNYTTPYNSAGPAHGYHWGNTVSEPAVAEGTVYVGSSNFQIYCLDAADGAKIWNYTTNASVYSAPAVAGSAVLVGSYDGNLHCLNASDGSEMWRYPAGVFSPVNAGGSAGSPAVADGVVYVVGNGVLYALGSQTVQSSSVPFELIVAILVIAAVIVAGALVFLRRRKKAPNKESCLGGL from the coding sequence TTGTCTGTTTTCCCAAAGCCAACCTTAATATTCCACGCTGAAACACAACCCAACGTGGCTTTCAGAAACAAAAAACGTCCATCCGGCTGCACTCTTGTAGTTTTTACAGTTGTCGCTTTGCTTCTTCTCTGCCCACTTTCCATCGTTGTTTACGCTGACTCTGCATCCCAAAACTGGACAATGTACCGCTTCAACGCTGCCCACACAGGATACACACCAGACCAAGCCCCAATCGCTGTCCCTTCCCAACTCTGGAACTTCACCATAAACCCTGACTCGTCATTTGTGCCTTCACCCGTTGTACTGGTTAATGACCGATTGTTTGTTGGTTCAGCAAACGGCGTTTACTGCTTCGACGCTGCCACAGGCGCGCAAAAGTGGCGCTCACTAAGTAGCGACTTTGCTGCTTCAACCCCCGCCGTTTCCAACTGGCGCATCTTTGCAGCAGCCACAGACGGTTACCTGTACTGTTTTGGTGCTGACAGCGGCGCAGAGCTTTGGCGCTTCTCAACCACCCCCCAGAGTGCGCCTGCTTCCTCCCCGACCGTTGTGGGCGACCACGTTTACATCCAATCTGGAAACGGCATCGTTTACTGTATTGATGTGGCAGACGGCGCCGAAGTCTGGCGTTTCTCCACAGGCTCAGCGGCGTTGGATTCTTCGCCTACAGTAGACGACGGCTTTGTCTATGTGGGCAGCGACGAGGGTATGGTCTACTGCCTGGCCGCTTCCGATGGCACCGAGGTGTGGACTTTTGCGACGGGTGGGCGGGTGCGTTCTCCCGCGGTCGAGGCGGGCTTTGTTTATGTTGGTTCCGCGGACGGCAACGCCTACTGCCTACGGGCATCAGACGGCGTGAAAGTGTGGAATTACACCACCCCATACAACAGTGCTGGCCCAGCCCACGGCTATCACTGGGGCAACACAGTTTCAGAACCCGCCGTCGCGGAAGGCACGGTCTACGTGGGCTCCTCCAACTTCCAAATCTACTGCTTAGACGCGGCGGACGGCGCCAAAATCTGGAACTACACCACAAACGCATCCGTCTACTCGGCACCCGCAGTCGCAGGCAGCGCGGTCTTGGTGGGCTCATACGACGGCAACCTTCACTGCCTCAACGCATCGGATGGCTCAGAAATGTGGCGTTACCCCGCGGGCGTCTTCTCCCCTGTTAACGCAGGCGGTAGCGCAGGCTCCCCCGCGGTTGCAGATGGCGTCGTTTACGTAGTCGGTAACGGTGTACTCTACGCTTTAGGCTCCCAGACGGTTCAGTCATCTTCAGTCCCCTTTGAACTCATTGTAGCCATTTTGGTGATAGCTGCAGTTATTGTGGCTGGCGCTTTGGTTTTTCTGCGTCGACGAAAAAAAGCGCCTAACAAAGAAAGCTGTTTAGGCGGGTTGTAG